One genomic window of Halolamina sediminis includes the following:
- a CDS encoding phosphoglucomutase/phosphomannomutase family protein yields the protein MTDPTDAIQFGTDGWRATLDTFTDDRVRIVAQGVADYLREEGTAAPVVVGYDARSSSPGFAESVADVLTDNGFDVLLPERDIPTPTAVWNAVDRGYAGAVILSASHNPPEYNGIKYFPGDGAPAMPEVTDRIEANLGEPEALPESEHGVVVRDDLVTPHADAVEELVASYGFSTDDGNVNLSGLTVAYDAMHGSGRGVTDAVLEDAGAEIQRLRCDEDPEFGGGAPEPAESNLHALADHVVDGDADIGIANDGDADRIAVITPAGYLGENRFFAATYDALLEKDSGPAIRTVSTTFLIDRVAEAHGERVVETAVGFKWVADAMGEHDALMGGEESGGFSIRGHVREKDGVLMALLACAIEADEPYDGRIERLEAEHGGIVADKVSLDCPDSEKERVLDDLEDQIPDAVAGVPVERTVTVDGFKLLCADGSWLLVRPSGTEPKLRVYAEASTVARVEAVLDAGRELVAPLI from the coding sequence ATGACCGACCCCACTGACGCCATCCAGTTCGGCACCGACGGCTGGCGGGCCACCCTCGACACGTTCACTGACGACCGCGTCCGCATCGTCGCACAGGGCGTCGCCGACTACCTCCGAGAGGAGGGCACCGCCGCCCCCGTCGTCGTCGGCTACGACGCCCGCTCCTCCTCGCCGGGGTTCGCCGAGAGCGTCGCCGACGTGCTCACCGACAACGGGTTCGACGTGCTGCTGCCCGAACGGGACATCCCCACCCCGACCGCGGTGTGGAACGCCGTCGATCGGGGCTACGCCGGCGCCGTGATCCTCTCCGCCTCCCACAACCCCCCGGAGTACAACGGGATCAAGTACTTCCCCGGCGACGGCGCGCCGGCGATGCCCGAAGTCACCGACCGCATCGAAGCGAACCTCGGCGAGCCCGAGGCGCTCCCCGAGAGCGAGCACGGCGTCGTCGTCCGTGACGACCTCGTGACCCCCCACGCCGACGCCGTCGAGGAGCTGGTGGCCTCCTACGGGTTCAGCACTGACGACGGGAACGTCAATCTCTCGGGGCTCACTGTCGCGTACGACGCGATGCACGGCTCCGGCCGCGGCGTGACCGACGCGGTGCTCGAAGACGCCGGCGCCGAGATCCAGCGCCTGCGGTGTGACGAGGACCCCGAGTTCGGCGGCGGCGCGCCCGAGCCGGCCGAGTCGAACCTCCACGCGCTCGCCGATCACGTCGTCGACGGTGACGCGGATATCGGGATCGCGAACGACGGCGACGCCGACCGCATCGCGGTGATCACCCCGGCGGGCTACCTCGGCGAGAACCGCTTCTTCGCCGCGACGTACGACGCGCTACTGGAGAAGGACTCCGGGCCCGCGATCCGGACCGTGTCGACGACGTTCCTGATCGACCGCGTCGCCGAGGCCCACGGCGAGCGCGTGGTCGAGACCGCGGTCGGCTTCAAGTGGGTCGCCGACGCGATGGGCGAGCACGACGCGCTGATGGGCGGCGAGGAGTCCGGCGGCTTCTCGATCCGCGGGCACGTCCGGGAGAAAGACGGCGTCCTGATGGCGCTGCTGGCCTGTGCGATCGAGGCCGACGAGCCGTACGACGGGCGGATCGAACGCCTCGAAGCCGAGCACGGCGGAATCGTCGCGGACAAGGTCAGCCTCGACTGCCCCGACTCGGAGAAGGAACGCGTGCTCGACGATCTCGAAGACCAGATCCCCGACGCGGTGGCGGGGGTTCCCGTCGAGCGGACTGTCACCGTCGACGGCTTCAAACTCCTCTGTGCGGACGGTTCGTGGCTGCTGGTTCGGCCGTCGGGCACCGAGCCCAAACTCCGCGTGTATGCGGAGGCGTCGACGGTCGCCCGGGTCGAGGCGGTGCTCGACGCCGGCCGGGAACTGGTCGCGCCGCTGATCTGA
- a CDS encoding NADPH-dependent FMN reductase, with the protein MTRVVAVSGSMRDGSYTKAALRYALDAAETAGVETDLIDLAAVDLPLYDPDRDTGEAGDAAELLARVREADGVLLGAPVYHSSYSAAFRNFHDYCGFDEYEETVVGLLVTAGGGTIADTLNDMRSTVRGVHGWVLPTQVGLRNASSRFAERRREPEPDEIGADAAYAFVDDDLRARTCKLGYRVGTYARRAPEFIRIEDEPEW; encoded by the coding sequence ATGACCCGAGTCGTCGCCGTCAGCGGCAGCATGCGCGACGGGAGCTACACGAAGGCCGCCCTCCGGTACGCGCTGGACGCCGCCGAGACCGCGGGCGTCGAGACCGACCTGATCGACCTCGCGGCGGTCGACCTGCCGCTGTACGACCCCGACCGCGACACCGGCGAGGCCGGCGACGCCGCGGAACTGCTCGCGCGCGTCCGAGAGGCCGACGGCGTGCTCCTCGGCGCGCCCGTCTACCACAGCTCCTACTCCGCGGCGTTCCGGAACTTCCACGACTACTGCGGGTTCGACGAGTACGAGGAGACCGTCGTGGGGCTGCTGGTCACCGCCGGCGGCGGCACGATCGCCGACACGCTCAACGACATGCGCAGCACCGTCCGTGGGGTCCACGGCTGGGTGCTCCCGACGCAGGTCGGCTTGCGGAACGCCAGCAGCCGGTTCGCGGAGCGCCGCCGGGAGCCCGAGCCCGACGAGATCGGCGCCGACGCCGCGTACGCGTTCGTCGACGACGACCTCCGCGCCCGGACGTGTAAACTCGGCTACCGCGTCGGCACGTACGCCCGCCGCGCGCCGGAGTTCATCCGCATCGAAGACGAGCCCGAGTGGTAG
- a CDS encoding GIY-YIG nuclease family protein, giving the protein MHYVYVLSCADDTLYTGYTTDVARRVAEHDAGEGAKYTRGRTPVEPVHVESFETKSAAMSREHEIKQLSRTEKERLVASSETPELA; this is encoded by the coding sequence GTGCACTACGTCTACGTGCTCTCGTGTGCGGACGACACACTGTACACGGGGTACACCACCGACGTGGCTCGCCGCGTCGCCGAGCACGACGCCGGCGAGGGCGCGAAGTACACCCGCGGGCGGACCCCCGTCGAGCCCGTCCACGTCGAGTCCTTCGAGACGAAGTCGGCGGCGATGTCCCGCGAACACGAGATCAAACAGCTCTCCCGGACCGAGAAGGAGCGGCTGGTCGCGTCGTCGGAGACGCCGGAGCTGGCGTAG
- a CDS encoding DUF7563 family protein gives MSRCDHCGSHVSERFARVFADEQGRLDACPSCAANAGIAEVARDRTRTETH, from the coding sequence ATGTCACGCTGTGACCACTGCGGGTCACACGTCTCCGAGCGATTCGCCCGCGTGTTCGCCGACGAGCAGGGCCGGCTCGACGCCTGCCCCTCGTGTGCCGCGAACGCCGGCATCGCGGAAGTCGCCCGGGACCGGACCCGTACCGAAACCCACTGA
- a CDS encoding DUF1931 family protein has translation MSNLIVKAAVKEYLDEKNVASDFYDALDEEVEELLDDAARRAEENDRKTVQPRDL, from the coding sequence ATGTCCAACCTTATCGTCAAGGCCGCCGTCAAGGAGTACCTCGATGAGAAGAACGTTGCTTCGGACTTCTACGACGCCCTGGACGAGGAAGTCGAGGAGCTGCTCGACGACGCCGCTCGCCGAGCCGAGGAGAACGATCGGAAGACGGTCCAGCCGCGCGACCTTTAA
- the rpiA gene encoding ribose-5-phosphate isomerase RpiA → MKQTGGGEDAKRRAGESAAEIPDDGDVVGLGTGSTAAHAIRALGDRVDAGLDIRGIPTSYQSRELAREVGIPLTDLDEATPDVAIDGADQVAADGALVKGGGAAHAREKLVDNAAERFVVVADPTKEAERLSHPVPVELLPAARSPVADAVRAAGGEPELRAAERKDGPVVTDNGNLVLDCAFGEIDDSGALARTLSAVPGVVEHGLFVGLVDEVHVGRDDSVEITSY, encoded by the coding sequence ATGAAGCAGACCGGCGGCGGCGAGGACGCGAAGCGGCGGGCGGGCGAGTCGGCGGCCGAGATTCCCGACGACGGCGACGTGGTCGGCCTCGGGACGGGGAGCACCGCCGCCCACGCAATCCGCGCGCTGGGCGACCGCGTCGACGCTGGCCTCGATATCCGGGGTATCCCCACCTCCTACCAGTCGCGGGAGCTCGCCCGCGAGGTCGGGATTCCGCTGACTGATCTCGACGAGGCGACGCCCGACGTGGCGATCGACGGCGCCGACCAGGTCGCGGCCGACGGGGCGCTCGTCAAGGGCGGCGGCGCGGCCCACGCCCGGGAGAAGCTGGTCGACAACGCCGCCGAACGGTTCGTCGTCGTCGCCGACCCGACGAAGGAGGCTGAGCGGCTCTCACACCCCGTCCCGGTCGAACTGCTGCCGGCCGCGCGATCCCCGGTCGCCGACGCCGTCCGGGCGGCCGGCGGCGAGCCCGAACTCCGGGCGGCCGAGCGCAAGGACGGCCCCGTCGTCACCGACAACGGGAACCTCGTTCTCGACTGCGCGTTCGGCGAGATCGACGATTCGGGCGCGCTCGCGCGGACGCTGTCGGCCGTCCCGGGCGTCGTCGAGCACGGGCTGTTCGTCGGGCTGGTGGACGAGGTGCACGTCGGACGCGACGACAGCGTCGAGATCACGTCGTACTGA
- a CDS encoding VOC family protein — MRLRSVTLATADPDALRPFYAERLGLPVSDTAEGFVVAVDENRRFSAANQNAKRSGDVGASTVEFRRATADTAPTYHVAFSVPGGSAAAATRWLDARADLLADGDRTQFRYEYLDATAMYALDPAGNVLELLARDGRAGSNDGGEFGPDSLLDVGEIGVVVDDVPRVAAALADVFDVDGSPDAGFAYLGDEAGAFVLAAPGRAWFPTDRPAAPAPLTVVATGGEGAVSFDGGRVTVVGIDR, encoded by the coding sequence ATGCGCCTCCGCTCGGTCACGCTCGCGACGGCCGACCCCGATGCCCTCCGCCCGTTCTACGCCGAGAGGCTCGGTCTGCCCGTGAGCGACACGGCCGAGGGGTTCGTCGTCGCCGTCGACGAGAATCGGAGATTCTCGGCTGCCAACCAGAACGCGAAGCGTTCTGGTGACGTCGGCGCCTCGACGGTGGAGTTCCGGCGCGCGACTGCCGACACGGCGCCGACCTACCACGTCGCGTTCTCCGTCCCGGGCGGCAGCGCGGCCGCCGCCACGAGGTGGCTGGACGCCCGCGCTGACCTGCTGGCCGACGGTGATCGGACGCAGTTCCGTTACGAGTACCTCGACGCCACCGCGATGTACGCCCTCGACCCCGCGGGAAACGTGCTCGAACTCCTCGCACGCGACGGGCGTGCGGGCTCGAACGACGGCGGCGAGTTCGGCCCCGACTCGCTGCTCGACGTCGGCGAGATCGGCGTCGTCGTGGACGACGTCCCGAGGGTCGCCGCGGCGCTCGCGGACGTGTTCGACGTCGACGGCTCGCCGGATGCGGGGTTCGCGTACCTCGGCGACGAGGCCGGCGCGTTCGTGCTCGCGGCGCCGGGACGGGCGTGGTTCCCGACCGATCGGCCGGCGGCCCCGGCGCCGCTGACAGTCGTCGCGACGGGGGGCGAGGGGGCGGTCTCGTTCGATGGCGGCCGAGTCACCGTCGTCGGGATCGACCGCTGA
- a CDS encoding ORC1-type DNA replication protein: MTGDPDGMLSWDESVFRDESVFEVDYVPETFKHRESQLESLKYALRPAVRGSRPLNTVIRGPPGTGKTTAVQKLFGELGVEAPNVRTVRVNCQVDSTRYAVFSRLFQSVFDYEPPSSGVSFKKLFEQVTDRLVEEEEVLIVALDDVNYLFYENEASDTLYSLLRAHETHAGARIGVVVVSSDLSLSVMDELDSRVQSVFRPEDIFFPSYDAPEIVDILRERVDRGFHDGVLSAPELDRVAELTADSGDLRVGIDLLRRAGLNAEMRGSRTIEEEDIEEAYERSKYVHLARSLRELSDSERALVRVVAEHGGEQAGDVYDAFHEETDLGYTRYSEIVKKLEQLGVLETEYADVEGRGRSRSLSLAYEPEAVLDRLE, translated from the coding sequence ATGACCGGGGACCCCGACGGCATGCTCTCGTGGGACGAATCCGTGTTCCGCGACGAGTCCGTCTTCGAAGTCGACTACGTCCCCGAGACGTTCAAACACCGCGAGAGCCAGCTGGAGAGCCTGAAGTACGCGCTCCGGCCCGCCGTCCGTGGCTCCCGCCCGCTCAACACCGTGATCCGCGGGCCGCCGGGGACGGGGAAGACCACCGCGGTCCAGAAGCTGTTCGGCGAACTCGGCGTCGAGGCGCCGAACGTCCGGACCGTCCGCGTGAACTGTCAGGTCGACTCGACGCGGTACGCGGTGTTCTCGCGGCTGTTCCAGAGCGTGTTCGACTACGAGCCGCCCTCCTCCGGCGTCTCCTTCAAGAAGCTGTTCGAGCAGGTGACCGACCGGCTCGTCGAGGAGGAGGAGGTACTCATCGTCGCGCTCGACGACGTGAACTACCTGTTCTACGAGAACGAAGCCTCTGACACGCTGTACTCCCTCCTGCGGGCCCACGAGACCCACGCCGGCGCGCGCATCGGCGTCGTCGTGGTCTCCTCCGATCTCTCGCTGTCGGTGATGGACGAACTCGACTCCCGGGTCCAGAGCGTGTTCCGCCCGGAGGACATCTTCTTCCCCTCCTACGACGCCCCCGAGATCGTGGACATCCTCCGGGAGCGCGTCGATCGCGGCTTCCACGACGGCGTGCTCTCGGCGCCCGAACTCGACCGCGTCGCCGAACTCACCGCCGACAGCGGCGACCTCCGGGTCGGGATCGACCTCCTGCGCCGCGCCGGGCTCAACGCCGAGATGCGGGGCTCGCGAACGATCGAGGAGGAGGACATCGAGGAGGCGTACGAGCGCTCGAAGTACGTCCACCTCGCGCGCAGCCTCCGTGAGCTCTCCGACTCCGAGCGCGCGCTGGTCCGGGTCGTCGCCGAACACGGCGGGGAGCAGGCCGGCGACGTGTACGACGCGTTCCACGAGGAGACAGATCTCGGCTACACGCGCTACTCCGAGATCGTCAAGAAGCTCGAACAGCTCGGCGTGCTGGAGACCGAGTACGCCGACGTGGAGGGTCGCGGCCGCTCGCGCTCGCTCTCGCTGGCGTACGAGCCCGAGGCAGTGTTGGACCGGCTGGAGTGA
- a CDS encoding radical SAM protein, which yields MISKGCEQCAKGGKMVMFVYGYCDQRDCFYCPLGENRKNVEQVYANERPVESDEDVIAEAKKMDALGSSITGGEPQEVLERTCHYIELLKDEFGEDHHIHLYTGITGGRENMRRLAEAGLDEIRFHPPLELWGDMHGTEWEEILYIAREEGLTPAFEIPGIRPEPEFLEFLDEGAADFCNVNEFEMSDGNYRRMQAEGFERKEGHMSAVEDSRGDILDVMGDHEKVYFCTSVFKDAAQHRRRLKRMARNVRREFDDVTDDGTLVYGKSYADPERFEELGVPEEYYTVKSDHVEVAWWLLEEMIEDGDVEDGEIVEQYPNYDGTVVERTPLA from the coding sequence ATGATCTCGAAGGGCTGTGAACAGTGTGCCAAGGGCGGCAAGATGGTGATGTTCGTCTACGGCTACTGTGACCAGCGGGACTGCTTCTACTGTCCCCTCGGCGAGAACCGGAAGAACGTCGAGCAGGTGTACGCCAACGAGCGGCCCGTCGAGAGCGACGAGGACGTGATCGCGGAGGCGAAGAAGATGGACGCGCTGGGCTCCTCCATCACCGGCGGCGAGCCACAGGAAGTGCTCGAACGGACCTGCCACTACATCGAACTGCTCAAAGACGAGTTCGGCGAGGACCACCACATCCACCTCTACACCGGGATTACCGGCGGCCGGGAGAACATGCGCCGGCTCGCGGAGGCGGGGCTGGACGAGATCCGCTTCCACCCACCCCTCGAACTGTGGGGCGACATGCACGGCACCGAGTGGGAGGAGATCCTCTACATCGCCCGCGAGGAGGGGTTGACGCCGGCGTTCGAGATTCCCGGCATCCGGCCCGAGCCGGAGTTCCTGGAGTTCCTCGACGAGGGCGCCGCCGACTTCTGTAACGTCAACGAGTTCGAGATGTCCGACGGGAACTACCGCCGGATGCAGGCGGAGGGGTTCGAGCGCAAGGAGGGCCACATGAGCGCCGTCGAGGACAGCCGCGGCGACATCCTCGACGTGATGGGCGACCACGAGAAGGTGTACTTCTGCACCTCGGTGTTCAAAGACGCCGCCCAGCACCGCCGCCGGCTGAAGCGGATGGCCCGGAACGTCCGCCGGGAGTTCGACGACGTGACCGACGACGGGACGCTCGTCTACGGGAAGAGCTACGCCGACCCGGAGCGCTTCGAGGAACTGGGCGTGCCCGAGGAGTACTACACGGTGAAGTCCGACCACGTCGAGGTCGCGTGGTGGCTGCTGGAGGAGATGATCGAGGACGGCGACGTCGAGGACGGCGAGATCGTCGAGCAGTACCCGAACTACGACGGGACCGTGGTGGAGCGGACGCCGCTGGCCTGA